The genomic stretch ttctgttttgtttgaaTCCTAACTCTGCAATGTGATGTTTTTCTGTGCATCttcatttaagaaaaagtaaTCAAAGTACAATGTAACCCCAAACAATCATGTTAATTAACAATAACATGGATTATGAGGAACAAATTGTATTTATCACTGCGCCGATCTTGCTGGGAATTGTCACAATGTTATACTGAAATTGTCCCTGTCTAAGTTTCAGGTCACATTCACTATAGTTTAATATGACTCCTTCTGCTTGTTTTCTGAATTGATCCCTTTTGTGACAATTGATCATTTGAGAATTCTTTTGGCTGTAGCTCCTGTTGGGATGAAAGTTAACAGAGAAAATACAGCTTATTGTTAGAATAAATGAGTATTACAAAATGGTTGAGATGGTTGTAAGACAAGCATTGCATCATACTGCACCTTAACAGATAACTACAGCTGAGATGGTTTGAGAATTTCAGTTGCTCGTGCTTTGCAGTACTTTCATTTCTTAAGCCTGAGATCCATGGTTAGTAAGGCTgaggtttgtgttattttataaaatttaagaaaacttGATCTGATACACCTGAAAAGGATAAATAATAAACATGGTGCCaattggggggtggggtgggtgtggAAGTAGTACTTAAATTATGACCTGATTATTCATTTTACCAGGACTGTGCTATTTGTCATGCTGATGCAGAGCAACGAACAGTGCATGCCTCGAAGAATCTGCTGTCCTGCCTGAGCTTTTGTGAAAACAAAAGACTTAAATACAGCagagaggggggagaaaatatcaacaaacaaataaataaataaatatcaaagGCTCCTGCTTTGATCTGTCACTGTTCTGAACATTTAAACACCATACCCTGAACACACAGAGCCAAAGAGCAAGTGAAGCACCTGGCAAGAACAGCCTGGAATCTTTTTCATGAGAGAATGCAGGACCACGGTGGGCAAGGTGGACTGGACAATTCGCCCCCGCTGAGCAGTGGGACAAGGTATGTGTGGTCTTGTGTCCAGCAAGTTGCACATCAGCCTGGCCAAACCCTCTGCTTAGCAGCTGGGGGAGGTTTGTGTAACACtttcaaagtctttgaaaaaggtGGCAAAGCAGGGATCCTCTCGAAATCCTTGCTGGGGAGGATGTTGTTAATGCCATCTGGGTGTCAGCCTTTCTTGAAACTGCAGCGACTGACGTGCCAACCTCAATTAACATCACGGATGTTTTCTGCGCAGAACACACAGGACTGTTCATGCCACGATCTGCTCCCAGGGTCAACGCTCTCCAGCTACTTGCGACCCAGGGAACCTCCTTCCGCTGGGATTAAAAATAACGAGCCCTGAAGCAGAGCAGCAGTGTAAACGAGATTAGACGCTTCAGAACAATTTTACTCCCAAACATGTTGGCGACGGGATTAGCATTTAGGCCAGGCTTCTCCCGGTTTATTTTCGCTCCTCGCTTTTCACTTACGCGTTTACTAACCCGCACCTTAGCGCAACCCTGCTCCACCCGGTGCCCCCTGGCCTCAGCtacccggccccgctccgccgggccccgcagcctgcaccccgccaccccccgcctcCCAGTACGGCGGAGACCGCAGCGCCCTctcgcccggccgggcccggcgggggagcgctggacggcggcggcggggtgtCACCCGCCAGgtgcgggggccgggccgggccggtggACGCGGGCTCGGCGGTGGCGGGGGCCTCACGCCGCAGCCGGGAGAGAGCGGTTCGGTCACCGGCGCCCTGGAGGGGCCGGCCGCGCTGAGGCGGGCCGCTTTCCCCGGTCACGGTTTTGGGGTGGCCCGCCCGGGCCTTAGCGGTGCCCGCAGGCTGTTCCTGAAGTGCCGCCGGTTTCCCGAGCGGCGTAGGAAGAGATTAGCTCGGGGTTTACCCTTCACCCGTGTAGGGATCAGCTGAGGACAGAGGCCACCCGCCTCCCTAAAAACGGGATTCCCGGAGCGCCCTACCGCAAAACCAGGCCGCAGTCAGCGCTGGGGAATTAGACACCCCCCCCGCGGGGGGGCagatctgggggaaaaaaatatgaaggcAGAGTAAAGGTGCCTTTTGTTCCGCCGGCCGCGGCCGGTGCCcgctgcggggagggagggggaggaggaggagggggggggcggaggaggagaggggagggcggggccgcgccccctcacctgcccccagcgcccccgcccgccgcgccgcggctGCCGCTTGTTTGCACTCGGCTTATCCGGAGCGGAAATTCCTTTCCGTTTTTGTGAATGACAAACTCATTAACGATTCATCAACACAACCTGTTCCAGCCGGCCCGTCGCCGCGGCAACAGCCCCTTCCGCGCGCCCCCATTGGCTGCGCCCGAGAATGTCTCCATTGAGACGTCCCGCGGTTGTACCCATTGAGGAGccgccgggcggcgcggggccgcggccgagGAGCGCTGCGGGTGGCGACGGGGcagcggcaccggcaccgccgcgGTGTGTCCGCGCTgagcggggcagccccgctcgGCGGCACGTTAATTGGATTTCATTCACTCTGCGCGGAGGAAAAGCCCAAGGGCTCAAGCTTGCAGCGGCGATTAGGAGGGTTCATTCAGGGATtcattgacaaaaaaaaaaaaaaaaaaaaggagaccgGGCAGGCTGGCTGCGCGCacgcaggcacacacacacacgcacgttcacatttacacacacacacacacacacacttatacacacgccggggccggggctgctgctccctccccgTGACTCcaccgccgcccggcgcgggggaggcggcgcgggggggctgcgTGATTCATTTTCCTGGGGCGGAGGGAGATAAGTTGTGCGGAGTTGGAGGGGTGCAGCCCGCCCGCCGAGCCAGCCGCATGCCTCTGTGAGAGAGAGGGGCGCTTCCAGAGCACGCTCCGCTTCCCCCGTCCTTCCTCATGCTAGATACGTTCAGACCCGTCCCTTTCGCGTCGGAAATGGCGATTAGTAAATCCGTGGCGTGGCTGAACGAGCAGCTGGAGATGGGCAACGACCGGCTGTTGCTGATGGACTGTCGGCCGCAGGAGTTGTACGAGTCGTCCCACATCGAGTCGGCCATCAACGTGGCCATCCCCGGCATCATGCTGCGGCGGCTGCAGAAGGGCAACCTGCCCCTGCGGTCCCTCGTCGCCAGCAGCGAGGAGGACCGGGAGCGCTTCGCCCGCCGGTGCGGCACCGACACCGTGGTGCTCTACGACGAGCACAGCCGCGACTGGAACGAGAACACGGGCGGCGAGTccgtgctggggctgctcctcaaGCGCCTCAAAGACGAAGGCTGCAAGGCGTTCTATCTGGAAGGTGAGAAGGGCCGCCCGGGCTTGGGGAAGAGATagctgggggccggggctgggggcgaCGGGGAGGCGAACCCCGCGGCTCGCTGCCcggggaaagggaggggagggggggggacgtcCGCAGCGTCCTCCGGGCATTGCACACTGGCGCTCTGGGAGGGTACCAACCTGGGCAGGGggctttcccccccacccccccttcccccaccgTCCCGGCATCCCTGTCCCCGCTTTGTTTAAAGAGACCTCGAGGACGGGAATCGCTGTAGCAGCGTGGGGAGGACAGGGCTAACGGGGATCCCGGTATGAGCCGGGGTGGGCACAAGGAATTGCCGCCGAGACACCTTTCCAGAGGTCCCCGCAGGGCGAAGCGGCACAGGATTTTAATTTTGAACGTGCCGAGTCCTCCGCTGCAGCGGGCGGTTTTCTTAAACCTTTCTTTAGGTTAGTCCTGCGTGTGTgatggttatttttctttttcccggGGCTCGAGAGGGTGGGAAGCAGATGCCCCTTTGCAGACAGGGCTGAACCAGAGAAATAAGTCGGCTTGCCATCTTATATCAGGTTGCATTTCGCCTCCCACCCCCGCCCCCCTTTGCTTTCCTCCCCAGGTGGTTTTAGCAAGTTCCAGGCCGAGTTCGCCCTGCACTGCGAAACTAACCTAGACAGTTCGTGTAGCAGCAGTTCTCCTCCTTTGCCAGTCCTGGGCTTGGGAGGCCTCCGAATCAGCTCCGATTCCTCATCAGACATTGAATCTGACATTGACAGAGACCCCAACA from Athene noctua chromosome 3, bAthNoc1.hap1.1, whole genome shotgun sequence encodes the following:
- the DUSP6 gene encoding dual specificity protein phosphatase 6 isoform X2, coding for MLDTFRPVPFASEMAISKSVAWLNEQLEMGNDRLLLMDCRPQELYESSHIESAINVAIPGIMLRRLQKGNLPLRSLVASSEEDRERFARRCGTDTVVLYDEHSRDWNENTGGESVLGLLLKRLKDEGCKAFYLEDEARGKNCGVLVHCLAGISRSVTVTVAYLMQKLNLSMNDAYDIVKMKKSNISPNFNFMGQLLDFERTLGLSSPCDNRVPNQQLYFTTPSNQNVFQVDSLQST